A window from Brucella sp. BE17 encodes these proteins:
- a CDS encoding Xaa-Pro aminopeptidase, producing the protein MTVVLKEISIPDFGVPAVRPAIPAVTYEARVAALVEKADSDWVVVYSDREHQANIAFLTGFEPRFEEALLLLGRNGERIIVTGNESIDYTPVSRLPGSRGVLAQCFSLMGQDRTKAADLIKVLRDCGIATGQSIGLVGWKYLSEAEWSGEAPTFFVPSFVVDSLRVITGSSSRISDATALLMSPVDGLRAIVDADEIAQLEWASARASVAVWKVMQGAQPGMSELECASLMGYAGEPLNCHVMMSGASAPDSVIGLSSPSARPINNGDGVTIAVGYWGGLSCRAGLMADDDDAFLAKAKAYFGALRTWYETVDIGVAGADIVSAVEESLAPSGLRPALNPGHLISHDEWMNSPIRPGSAEVIQSGMAFQVDIIPTPMAAGQALNCEDGVAIADAQLRARMAKDHPEVYARMQARRDFVRGVLGISLKDCILPLSSTPLCLAPFWTKPGQLLAAA; encoded by the coding sequence TATCCATTCCTGATTTTGGTGTCCCTGCCGTTCGTCCTGCTATTCCCGCAGTAACATATGAAGCGCGGGTTGCTGCGCTTGTCGAGAAGGCAGACAGTGATTGGGTCGTTGTCTATTCCGACCGCGAACATCAGGCCAATATTGCATTTCTCACGGGTTTCGAACCGCGCTTCGAAGAGGCATTACTGCTTCTGGGCCGTAACGGCGAGCGCATCATCGTCACCGGTAATGAGAGCATCGACTACACACCCGTCAGCAGGCTGCCCGGCTCGCGGGGGGTGCTTGCGCAGTGCTTCAGCCTCATGGGGCAGGATCGCACAAAGGCCGCAGATCTGATCAAGGTGCTGCGCGATTGCGGGATAGCCACAGGCCAGTCCATAGGTCTGGTTGGGTGGAAATACCTGTCCGAGGCTGAATGGAGCGGTGAAGCGCCAACATTCTTTGTGCCATCTTTCGTTGTCGATAGTCTGCGCGTAATCACTGGTTCTTCCAGCAGGATCAGCGATGCGACGGCTCTGTTAATGAGTCCGGTCGATGGCTTGCGCGCAATTGTCGATGCCGATGAAATTGCCCAGCTCGAATGGGCCTCCGCTCGCGCGTCTGTCGCTGTCTGGAAGGTTATGCAGGGCGCGCAGCCGGGTATGAGCGAGCTCGAATGTGCATCTTTGATGGGCTATGCAGGCGAACCACTCAATTGTCACGTGATGATGAGTGGTGCGAGCGCGCCCGATAGTGTTATCGGCCTGTCCAGCCCATCTGCCCGACCGATCAACAATGGCGACGGCGTGACCATCGCTGTCGGATATTGGGGCGGTCTTTCCTGCCGCGCCGGTCTTATGGCCGACGATGATGATGCCTTCCTCGCCAAGGCCAAAGCCTATTTTGGCGCCCTTCGCACTTGGTATGAAACCGTCGATATTGGTGTGGCTGGTGCAGATATTGTCAGCGCCGTCGAGGAATCATTGGCACCGTCTGGCCTGCGTCCCGCACTCAATCCCGGCCATCTCATCAGCCACGATGAATGGATGAACAGTCCAATTCGTCCCGGTTCGGCCGAGGTTATCCAGTCAGGCATGGCTTTCCAGGTCGACATCATCCCCACGCCAATGGCCGCGGGGCAGGCCCTCAACTGCGAAGATGGTGTTGCGATAGCCGATGCTCAATTGCGTGCCAGGATGGCTAAGGATCACCCGGAAGTCTATGCGCGTATGCAGGCCCGCCGGGACTTCGTGCGTGGAGTGCTTGGCATTTCGCTAAAGGACTGCATCCTGCCTCTGTCCTCCACGCCCCTTTGCCTTGCCCCATTCTGGACAAAGCCTGGCCAGCTGCTAGCAGCGGCCTGA
- the ugpC gene encoding sn-glycerol-3-phosphate ABC transporter ATP-binding protein UgpC — MANVNIDDLRKSYGEIEVLKRINIDIADGEFLILVGPSGCGKSTLLRSIAGLEGITSGHIRIGEQDVTDLPPKGRDVAMVFQNYALYPHMNVERNMGFSLELKGAPRAEREKAVAVAADILGLTPLLKRYPRQLSGGQRQRVAMGRAIVRDPKVFLFDEPLSNLDAKLRVTMRSEIKQLHQRLGSTIVYVTHDQVEAMTMADKIAVMHGGVVEQLGTPQELYECPANRFVATFIGSPSMNLIVGDVIDEADQMVFRTGAGSLPLAKTNAALAGARVELGVRPENFVLADEGLSGTITQIDPMGAEQHLFIDIGGTQLVAIDRSRLDNAVGQTVTVGLGSHAPHFFNPQDGLRIVH, encoded by the coding sequence ATGGCTAACGTCAATATAGACGACCTCCGGAAGTCCTATGGGGAGATTGAAGTCCTCAAGCGCATCAATATCGACATCGCCGATGGCGAATTTCTAATACTTGTCGGTCCGTCCGGTTGCGGAAAGTCGACGCTGCTGCGCTCGATCGCCGGCCTTGAGGGTATCACATCTGGCCACATTCGCATTGGTGAGCAGGATGTGACTGATCTTCCTCCCAAGGGGAGGGATGTGGCCATGGTGTTTCAGAACTACGCCCTTTATCCACATATGAACGTGGAGCGAAATATGGGTTTCTCGCTAGAACTCAAAGGTGCGCCGCGCGCCGAGCGGGAAAAAGCCGTTGCCGTAGCTGCGGACATTCTGGGGCTGACGCCTCTGCTCAAGCGCTATCCCCGACAATTGTCAGGTGGGCAACGACAACGTGTTGCCATGGGTCGCGCCATCGTGCGCGATCCCAAGGTGTTTCTCTTCGACGAGCCATTGTCGAATCTCGACGCCAAGTTGCGCGTTACCATGCGCTCGGAAATCAAGCAGTTGCACCAGCGTTTGGGCAGTACCATCGTCTATGTCACCCATGATCAGGTTGAAGCCATGACTATGGCCGACAAGATCGCTGTTATGCATGGCGGTGTCGTTGAGCAATTGGGTACGCCGCAGGAGCTCTACGAATGTCCTGCTAATCGATTCGTCGCCACTTTTATCGGTTCGCCCTCCATGAACCTGATCGTCGGCGACGTTATAGATGAGGCAGATCAGATGGTGTTCAGGACTGGCGCTGGGTCACTCCCTCTCGCAAAAACCAATGCTGCTCTGGCGGGGGCAAGGGTGGAACTGGGGGTACGGCCGGAAAATTTCGTGCTTGCTGATGAAGGCCTGTCGGGCACCATAACCCAGATCGATCCAATGGGCGCTGAACAGCACTTGTTCATTGATATCGGCGGAACCCAGCTTGTCGCAATCGACCGCTCCAGACTGGATAATGCTGTGGGCCAGACAGTCACTGTCGGCCTGGGTAGCCATGCCCCGCATTTCTTTAATCCCCAGGATGGACTGCGTATCGTACACTAA
- a CDS encoding GapR family DNA-binding domain-containing protein: MSNSRLKSFYQRWERLEEAQKATGDDLKGLFAEMKGEGHDTKAARVE, encoded by the coding sequence GTGAGCAACTCCCGTCTCAAATCTTTCTATCAACGTTGGGAACGTCTTGAGGAAGCCCAAAAGGCCACCGGGGACGATCTGAAAGGGCTTTTTGCAGAGATGAAAGGCGAGGGTCACGACACTAAGGCTGCTCGTGTTGAGTAA